Sequence from the Christiangramia fulva genome:
GCCAGGATGCTTCTGAAGAATCCCGATTTTATTATCCTTGATGAGCCCACCAACCATCTCGATCTCGATATGATCGAATGGCTGGAGGAATACTTCAGGAAGGAAGATTTCACCATTTTTATGGTGACTCACGACAGGTATTTCCTTGAAAGAGTATGTAACGAGATCATTGAACTGGAAGACGGTAAGCTCTATACCTATAAGGGAAATTATTCCTATTATCTCACCAAGAGGGATGAAAGGCACGAGCTTGAAAAGACCAACACCGAAAAAGCGCAACAGCTTTATAAAAAGGAACTGGATTGGATGCGCCGGCAGCCAAAGGCGCGGACTACCAAATCTAAATCCCGCATTGATGATTTCTACGAGATAAAAGACCGCGCCTCCCAGCGCCGAAAAGACCATCAAGTACAATTGGAGATCAATATGGAGCGAATGGGCAGCAAAATTGTCGAGATCCATAATATTTCCAAAGAACTTGGCGGAAAAAAGCTCATGGAAGGCTTCGACTATAATTTCAAAAAAGGTGAGCGTGTGGGGATCATTGGTAAGAATGGCACGGGAAAATCTACATTTCTGAACATGCTTACCGGGATTATTCCACCGGATACGGGAAAAATAATAGTGGGCGAGACCATTAAATTCGGCTATTATACACAGAAAGGAATGGAGATCAAACCTGGACAGAAGGTGGTGGAAGTGATCAGGGAATTTGGAGATTATATTCCTCTGAAGAAAGGCCGACAGATCTCAGCGGAACAACTGCTGGAGCGCTTTCTTTTCGACCGAAAGAAGCAGTATGATTATGTGGAAAAATTGAGTGGTGGCGAAAAGAAAAGGCTTTACCTCTGTACCGTACTTATTCAGAATCCTAATTTCCTTATCCTCGATGAGCCCACCAACGACCTGGATGTACTTACACTAAATGTCCTGGAGAACTTTTTACTGGACTTTCCCGGTTGCGTGGTGGTGGTGTCTCACGACCGATATTTTATGGACAAGATCGTTGACCATTTGTTCGTATTTCAGGGCGATGGAGAAATTCAGGATTTCCCCGGAAATTATACCGACTACCGGGAATACGAATCCTCCAGACCTAAAAGTTCCAATTCTGAAACTTCTGAAGCTAAGCAGGAGAAAAAGAAAACCTCCAGCACGAGTTCCGGCTCTGCACTCTCTTACAATGAAAAGAAGGAATTTGGAAAACTGGAAAAGGAGATCGCCAAGCTCGAAGAGAAAAAAGAGGAGATACAGCAGGAATTTTTAAAAGAACTTTCAGGAGAAGAGATCAACAAAACCTCACAGGAATTAAAAAAGGTCGAAGACGACATAGAAACCAAAACCAACCGCTGGTTTGAATTGATGGAGAAAATGGAAAATAGTGATTAGTGATCGGTGTATGGGGATTGGGGAATAGTGATTCGTGATTCTAAAAACAACCGGCAACCTTTCCAAAACTCCTAAATCTGAATTCTGCATTCAGAACTAACCTAAGGCATAAAGCTTATAGCTCCTGATAACATACCTTTCTTCTAATTTTTAATGCTTAGGACTATCCCAACAATCTAACATCTAAAAATCCAATAATCCAGAATTATTTTCCTCTTTCCCTCTTTTCCTTTTTAACTTTGAATTTTGAATTTTGAATTCTGAATTCTGCATTCATAACTAACCAACGCAGCAGATTCGAAAGATTAAAAAAGAGATCGTCACTGCGAGGAAGCATAGCGACCGAAGCAGTCTCCTCCTACAAATCCAACCAGCCAAAATGAGATTGCTTCTGCGCCTCCGTCGCAGCGCAAAGACGACTGAAAATAAGAATAGATTCTGACCCAGAAACAACCGGCAACCTTTCCCAAACTCATAACTCTCAATTCTGCATTCAGAACTAGTCTAATGCCTAAAGCAGAAAACCAATGAGAACATATTTTACTTCTAATTTTTTAATGCTTATGACTATCCCAACAATCTAACATCTAAAAATCCAATAATCCAGGATTATTTTCCTCTTTCCCTCTTTTCCTTTTTAACTTTGAATTCTGAATTCTTCATTCAGCACTAACCCAAATCGACAGATTCGAAAAGATTAAAAAAGAGATCGTCACTGCGAGGAAGCTTAGCGACCGAAGCAGTCTCCCCTACTAAAAGCTAACCATCCAACATGAGATTGCTTCTGCGCCTCCTGCGCATCGCAAAGACGAATGGAATTAAGAATAGGTCTGACACGGATCCAAAACTCATAACTCAGAATTCTGGATTCATAACTAGCCTAATGCCTAAGGCATAAAGCTTATAGCTCCAACCAATGATAAAACACCTTACTTCTAATTTTCTAATGCTTATGACTATTCCAACAATCTAACATCTAAAAATCCAATATTCCAGGATTATTTTCCTCTTTCCCTCTTTTCCTTTTTAACTTTGAATTTTGAACTAACAAATGCTTTTCGAAATTAAAAGTTACCTGAATTTCCTCCTGAACAGCCAAAACCAACACGGCCTCCACTCTCCCTTTGTCTACAAATTGGTAACGGAATGCTTCTATGATAAAAAGGATCACTCTGAATACGAGTTGATCAGAAACTATCGAAACGATCTTTTGAGAAATAGGAACAAGATCCAAATAACCGACTATGGTGCCGGCAGCCGCGTTTTTAAATCGAATCTCAGGCCGGTATTCTCTATCGCCAAAAGCTCAGGCATCACTCTACACAGGGCGAAATTGCTTTTCCGGCTAACAAAATTTTTAAATATCCGCAATGCCCTGGAGTTGGGCACTTCATTGGGTATTGCTTCAACTGCTATAGCTGCAAATCGAAACACAAAACTTACCACTATTGAAGGCTGCCCCGAAATTGCGAAACTGGCAAACCGACAATTTGAAAAATACGGCTTAAAAAATATCCGGCTGATTAATTCCGAATTTGAGCAGGCGATAAAGGAAATACAGGAAAATTCTTCGAAATATGACCTGGTATTTTTCGATGGCAATCACCAGAAGCAGGCTACTCTAAAATATTTTGAACACTTGCTCCCTTCCGCTCATAACGATTCCGTATTTATTTTTGACGATATTCACTGGTCTCCGGGAATGGAAGAAGCCTGGGAAAAGATAAAGAAACATGAGTTGGTAAGAGTAACGATCGACACCAATCAATGGGGCCTGGTTTTTTTCCGAAAGGAACAGGTTAAACAGGATTTTGTAATTCGTGTTTAAAAGTTTCTGAAGAGATTATATTTTAAAATACACCAAAGTGCCTCTACTCCATCCTTCCATTTTATCTTCTTTCCTTCAACATAAGTTCTTCCATAATAAGAGATTCCCACTTCATAAATTCTGATTCCAGGAATTCTGCTGATCTTGGCGGTCACCTCCGGCTCGAAACCGAATTTCTTTTCTTTTAGATCCAGGCTCTTCAGGATCTCTGTCCGGAACATCTTATAACAGGTTTCCATATCGGTAAGGTTCAGATTGGTGAAAGCATTGCTAAGTGTGGTAAGGAATTTATTGCCGATGGAATGCCAGAAGAATAATATCCTGTGTGCATAACCTCCCATGAATCTGGAACCATAAACAACATCAGCTCTTCCTTTTAAAATAGGCTTTAATAAATTGATATATTCATGCGGATCATATTCCAGATCGGCATCCTGTATAACAGCAAAATCACCCGTGCATTCTGAGATCGCTCTGTGAAGTGCAGCCCCTTTACCCTTATTGCTTTCCTGTTCAAGCAGTTTCGTATTGATCCCCTTATTGCTCTGGATAAATTGATTGATGATTTCTTTGGTGGAGTCGGTGGAACAGTCATCCACGATGATGATCTCCATATCCAGGTTTAATCCCAGATCAAGATCTTTTAACACCTCAGGCAGCTCCCCGATGGTTTCGGCTTCATTGTAAGCCGGAATGAGGATGGATAGTTTTTTATTCAAAGGCAGACTTTTGCATGTAAATCTAACAATTAGAACTAAAAATTAAATCTTTGTAACAAAAAAACTAACTTCACGTCAAACATTATGAAAAGTTGTTTTCATGAGTAAAGTAATCGAAATTAAGAATATTACACGGGATTTTCCACTGGGGCAGGAAGTTGTAAAGGTTTTAAAAGGAATAGATCTTGAAATTGAACGCGGAGAATACGTGGCTTTTATGGGGCCTTCTGGTTCAGGGAAATCCACTTTAATGAACCTTTTGGGCTGCCTCGACACACCAACTTCGGGAACTTATATTCTTAACGGAAAGGATGTAAGCCAGATGAGCGATGATGAACTTGCTGAAATTCGCAACAAGGAAATAGGATTCGTATTCCAAACCTTTAACCTTCTTCCACGAACCACGGCTCTCGATAATGTTGCTTTGCCCATGATCTATGCCGGAGCTTCAAAAGCTGACAGGACAGAAAGAGCTAAAGAAGTACTTCGAAGCGTGGGCCTGGGCGATCGAATGGACCATAAACCCAATCAGCTCTCCGGAGGTCAGCGTCAACGGGTCGCAGTAGGCCGTGCTCTCGTAAACCATCCTTCCATAATCCTTGCCGATGAGCCTACCGGAAACCTGGATTCCAAAACTTCCGTGGAAATAATGAATCTTTTTGATGAAATTCACTCCGCAGGCAACACAGTAATCCTCGTAACCCATGAAGAAGACATCGCCAAACATGCGCACCGTATTATTCGTTTAAAAGATGGGATGGTAGAAGAAGACGAAAGGAAGTCTGTAAACAGTTTACAGCAGAAGTAAACAATTATTCTGCCACCCTGAGCTTGTACCCTGAGCGCCTAGCCTGAGAACCTGGCCTGAGCTTGTCGAAGGGTCAGTATTCAGTATTCAGTATTCAATATTCAGTATTCAATATTCAATATTCAATATTCAATATTCAAAGATTTAAAATTATTTTCTGTTGAGGAGTTTTTTGAACTTTTGGCCTCTTTTCCTTTTTTACTCTTTTACTTATTATTTTATACTTTCAACTTCCTTTCCTATATTGCAACTATAAACTACTAATAATGATAGATTTAGACCAGGAAGCCTGGATGTATCTCGCGCTAATAGCAATTTTTCTTGTGTATTTTTTCTGGAGCTCCCGCAGAGCTAAAAAATTAAGGAAGAATAGAAAAAATCGTAATTTCCGCCGCCGCTATCTCGAGCGCAAACAAAAAGAAAATTCTAAGACCATCAATTCTTAAGCAGAACCTTTAATTTTAAACTGATTATTGATGGCTATAAGACTATTTTCGAGATTTTGGGACAGGAACCAATAACTAGAAGCCTCTTTTTTCTCTTTAGCTTCTTAACTCATAAAAAATGAGATTGCTTCTGCACCTCAGGCGCATCGCAATGACCTTGTTTAATTATGATTTACGAATTTAGAAGTACGATTTTTTAGATTTTGCTTTTGAGAGTCTGAAACAGGGAAGAGCTTAGAGCTTAGATTTTCGAGCAAAAAACCATTCCCAAATTTCCAAATTTCCAAATTCTCAAATTGATACATTGATACATTGGTACATTGGTACATTGGTCCATTTTCACATTGCCCCCGCCGCTAATTCGCTACCTCACTGATAAACTTAATGCGATAAAGCCTTAATTCCTCCACATCATAATCCCCATCAAATTCTTCCATGGCTTCATCGATCTTATCGGTTTCAGCTTCGAGGAAATAATCATGGATTTCTTCCTGTTGATCTTCATCGAGGATCTCGTCCAGGTAATAATCAATGTTCAATTTGGTCCCGCTATAAACGATAGCCTCCATTTCTTTGATGAAGTCGGGCATCTCCATCCCTTTTGCCGAAGCGATATCGGGTAATGGAAGTTTACGGTCCACACTTTGAATGATATAAAGTTTTAAAGAACT
This genomic interval carries:
- a CDS encoding ABC-F family ATP-binding cassette domain-containing protein codes for the protein MNYLSVENIAKSYGERELFRNISFGINEGQKVGFVAKNGTGKTSLLNILAGTDTPDEGQVVYRNDIQTAFLSQEPDLDPELNIEQVIFSSENPILKIIERYEKAVHNPEDADALQKVMDEMEAANAWDFETRFKQILFKLNLEDFQKQVKFLSGGQKKRLALARMLLKNPDFIILDEPTNHLDLDMIEWLEEYFRKEDFTIFMVTHDRYFLERVCNEIIELEDGKLYTYKGNYSYYLTKRDERHELEKTNTEKAQQLYKKELDWMRRQPKARTTKSKSRIDDFYEIKDRASQRRKDHQVQLEINMERMGSKIVEIHNISKELGGKKLMEGFDYNFKKGERVGIIGKNGTGKSTFLNMLTGIIPPDTGKIIVGETIKFGYYTQKGMEIKPGQKVVEVIREFGDYIPLKKGRQISAEQLLERFLFDRKKQYDYVEKLSGGEKKRLYLCTVLIQNPNFLILDEPTNDLDVLTLNVLENFLLDFPGCVVVVSHDRYFMDKIVDHLFVFQGDGEIQDFPGNYTDYREYESSRPKSSNSETSEAKQEKKKTSSTSSGSALSYNEKKEFGKLEKEIAKLEEKKEEIQQEFLKELSGEEINKTSQELKKVEDDIETKTNRWFELMEKMENSD
- a CDS encoding O-methyltransferase, which encodes MLFEIKSYLNFLLNSQNQHGLHSPFVYKLVTECFYDKKDHSEYELIRNYRNDLLRNRNKIQITDYGAGSRVFKSNLRPVFSIAKSSGITLHRAKLLFRLTKFLNIRNALELGTSLGIASTAIAANRNTKLTTIEGCPEIAKLANRQFEKYGLKNIRLINSEFEQAIKEIQENSSKYDLVFFDGNHQKQATLKYFEHLLPSAHNDSVFIFDDIHWSPGMEEAWEKIKKHELVRVTIDTNQWGLVFFRKEQVKQDFVIRV
- a CDS encoding glycosyltransferase family 2 protein translates to MNKKLSILIPAYNEAETIGELPEVLKDLDLGLNLDMEIIIVDDCSTDSTKEIINQFIQSNKGINTKLLEQESNKGKGAALHRAISECTGDFAVIQDADLEYDPHEYINLLKPILKGRADVVYGSRFMGGYAHRILFFWHSIGNKFLTTLSNAFTNLNLTDMETCYKMFRTEILKSLDLKEKKFGFEPEVTAKISRIPGIRIYEVGISYYGRTYVEGKKIKWKDGVEALWCILKYNLFRNF
- a CDS encoding ABC transporter ATP-binding protein, which translates into the protein MSKVIEIKNITRDFPLGQEVVKVLKGIDLEIERGEYVAFMGPSGSGKSTLMNLLGCLDTPTSGTYILNGKDVSQMSDDELAEIRNKEIGFVFQTFNLLPRTTALDNVALPMIYAGASKADRTERAKEVLRSVGLGDRMDHKPNQLSGGQRQRVAVGRALVNHPSIILADEPTGNLDSKTSVEIMNLFDEIHSAGNTVILVTHEEDIAKHAHRIIRLKDGMVEEDERKSVNSLQQK